In the genome of Impatiens glandulifera chromosome 6, dImpGla2.1, whole genome shotgun sequence, the window AGGAACACCCTTACTTTTCATCATTTCCAAAACCCCCTCTCATAATGTCCAATTCTTTTAATTCATCTAGCTATTGACAGTGATCTATTTTCTTGCCTATCACAATCAAGTTTAATAATGTCGATGTCTCAATTGCTTCCTCCCTTGAAGTATATACTTTAATTCATCGCAACtctccaaataaaaatatcacaAGTTAATTAagtatttcatattttcttaacaaaaataataattgggtTTTGTGTTTGTAATTAAGTTTACCGATCACAACTACTATTAGGGAGTGTTGTTAGTTGTTACCCCAAATACAATGAGAAAAATTTTAAGTATCTAAAATGTTTTAGATATCTCATCCCATCacacaaattaagaaaaagacaTACTATTGTAGTTTTGAAGCAAAGAGAAATAAAGACCAAATTAAGTTTCTTCAAAACACTTATAGAAAgatttgatatttgaaaaaacttatagaaatatcattttgagtgataaaaataaaacaatatagcTTCTATGCTAAAAATATCACCGGAttgacaagaaaataaaataacttttcacattcttctataattttttttttctttaagagaaagaaaattgttttttaattcatattataaatattcacaCAAGAAGAGGAAAACTTCACactatatattcttttattatacaagttgactatatatatatatatatatatatatatatatatatatataacaatgagGAAAGCTTCACAACTATTCTTTTATTATACAAGttgacttatatatatatatcacaagGATAAGAAGAATTTCTTATTATACAATTAGTTGCTAAATCTTTTATACATATATCTTTTTCACACCAAATGGATCGAGGAGAgcttgataattatttattattatacaagttgacctttttaatatatatatatatatatatatatatatatatatatatatatatatatataacttgtataaaattatacatattaatgACTTTTCACTTTTAACTTAACTATTTTAAGTTGGaatatttaatctcttaaacATTGATTATTGTGCTTTACTTAAAAAGATTATGCGAACGAGTGAAACAACTAAaaagattttaattaatatgttgtttttaaattatttgagacAGTTAGTTGACAAATTTAACTAATTGTGAAAATAAATTCTATTGGAAAAGACGATGTGTTAATGATTTGACAGCGTACAAAGTGGCTCTCATACATTcctaacaaaaaatatatatatatatatatatatatatattttgacaacAATAGTTATTTCTTGaacttaaattaaaacattttcgTCATTTAACATCTCCAATacaatttgaatataattttagtagTTATTAACTTTAAACACAAACATTTATAACATTCATTAAGAttcattttaatgaataatacttatcttttaaaataatattcatttcaaaaagaataaatgaataatgaaattgTGACtcccttatttattttaattcatctCAATATGCTTCTCACAACATCTTTAAAGTCTTCTACATCTTGCAAGTCACTATCACATAGGTGATCTTGGTAATGACATTTTCGTCCCTATAGATTTGAagtattaagtttttttatatttggtatgaaaaaaattatacttaatttttcaTGTTATGTTAGAATAGATTATTCTTTTAATACTAATCTAAAAGTAACGTTTTCAACAGTAGGCACACATATATGTGAGTTCCAAAATAACatttgagagagaaatcaaTTACCATCATGGTTGATGCAGCTCTAATCAATAGTTTGCTTTTAAATTTGGCACCTCTTATTAAGGATGAATTCTCGTTGTTTTGGAATTTTAAGAAAGAGGTTCAAAAGCTATCAAGTACGCTATCTTCAATTAATGTCGTACTTGAGGATGCTGAGAGGAAGACTGTAAGGGAGAAGGACAAACAAACGGAAGATTGGTTGCGAAAACTCAAAGATGTATTGTATGAAGTGCACCTTTAAAGATCTTCGTCTTAAAGTCAAAAGGCTTAATGCCTCCTCCTCTTCAACCGGTCGGATCCAGGTAACCAACTATATCACCCATCCTTTTAAAAATACTTGGACGCGTCTCAAAATTGGTCACAAAATTAAGGATGTTCAAGAGAAACTAGATCAAATTTCTTCAGAACGAGAAATGTTACATTTGCGTGAATCTATTCATGACTCAAAAATAGATAAGTGTACTAGTAGTTGGCGTGAAACCATGTCTCTTCCTAGTTGTAGCCAAGTATATGGGAGAGATAAGGAGCATAAAGAGATTGTTGATATTCTTGTCAATAATACATCTAGTGTTAGTGTTGCTAAAGAGTTATCTGTTCTGCCCATTGTTGGAATTGGGGGTATAGGTAAAACAACACTTGCCCAAATGGTATTCAATGACTACAAGGTTTCTAAGCATTTTGATCCCAAAATATGGGTTTGTGTTTCTGATGAATTTGATATTAAGTTGGTAATCAAAGCCATATTAGAAGAAAAGGCAGAAGCTTGCTTAGAAGAATTGCAGAAAAAAGTCAGAGAAAAATTGAGAAGAAAAAGATATTTGATTGTATTGGATGATGTTTGGAATGATAAGGTTGAGGCATGGAATCAGTTGAGATCTATATTAGATTGTGGATCAAAGGGTGCTTTCATCCTAACTACGACACGTAAAAGAAATGCGGCGAAAATCATGGAAACGATTCAACATTTAGAGTTATCATCCCTCTCGGAAGATGAATGTTGGCTactattcaaaaaaaaaatgcatttttacatAAAACACCAAAAACACCCAACTTTATTGATATTGGAAGAGAGATAGCTAAAAAATGTAAAGGTGTTCCTTTAGTTGTCAAGACATTGGGAAGTCAATTGTTGTTCAATGATGACGAAAAGGAATGGTGCAGAATAAAAGATAGTGAGATATGGGAGATATCCCAAAATGAAGAATCCAATGTCTTGTCTATTCTAAAGTTGAGTTACTATGATCTTCCTTATCATTTGAAAAGATGCTTTGTGTTTTGTGCTATATTTCCGAAGGATActgaaattaaaaaagaaatattgatCCAATTGTGGATGGCCCATGATTTAATTCCTACAGTTaaaaatcaagaaattgaaGAGGTTGGAAATACAATTTGAAATGAATTGTGTTGGAGATCATTTTTTCAAGAGGAAAAAGAGAACAATTATTGGTATGATAGAATTTATACAACATGTAAGATGCATGATCTTGCCCAATCTGTTATGAAAGATGAATGTTATACGATTAATGCTAAAAGATCAAATGATGGTTTAGGACGTGAAATTCGTCATGTAACAGTAATGGTTGATCAGTTAGACAAAACATCAGTTTATTCTCTTAAGAAAATTGGTGGGTTGCAATCAATAATGCTTTATGGAAAAGATGACGATGTAAACGTCAAAACTGAGATATTGTGTGTCTTAAAGGAATTTCCGTTTATACGTGTCTTTGAAGTAAACTGCAATAAATATCAAGATTTGCGTTATGTGCAGTATCAATATTTGCGTTAGGTGGGATGTCTAAAACATCTTAGATACTTAAATCTTTCTGGTATTGACGCAACAACATTACCTAATAATATTTGTGATCTCTTGAACTTACAGACTTTGAATCTCAATTATTGTTCTAAACTTGAAAATTTGCCTAGAAATATGAAAAATCTTGTTAGCCTACGACATCTTTATTTGGAGGGctgtaacaaattaaaatatatgcctAGAGGGATGGGGCAATTGAAACATCTCAAGACGTTAAGCTTGTTTGTGATAGGAAAGAATGAGAGAGATTGTCAACTAGATGAATTAAAAGAATTGGATATCGGTGGATCGTTGACAATTAAGCATCTTCAAAGAGTTAGTGATGCTTCTATTACAAGAGGGGTAAGTATGGCTAAAAAGTCGAATATCACTAAGTTGGAGTTGGAATGGACATCTGATGATGATGAAGTTGATGATAATGAAGGTTATTATAATCAGATTAAGAGTACTAGACATAGACATGAGAAAATAGGTGAAGCTATAGAGGTTTCAACTACAAGGCtgaagaaattgaaaatgaGTGGTTATAAAGGTTTGAATCTCCCTAAATGGGTGGGAAAATCATATCCTTCTCTAACATGCCTTGAGCTTAGGGGCTTAGACAATCTGAATATTATTGCTAATAGTAGCGATGACAATGAAATGATAGTACTATTCCCTTTGTTAGAGGAACTTGTTATTAAGAACATGATGAATTTGAGGGAATTGGTGTCTCGTAGTTGTTGGAGTATTGGAGCATTCCCTAATCTATGCAAGCTGAAGATATGTGGTTGCTTAAAGCTAGGGAGTTTGCCGCCCCATCTCAGATCACTCAAAGATGTAACTGTTCGGGGTGAATGTTTGGATGAATTGTTATATAGTATCTCGAATCTTAATGGTTTAACTCATTTGAAACTTAGTGGATTGAATAATGATGTGGAGCACATATTCCCTGTCCACAACATGAATGGAATTGTAGTGTTATTTCCTCTACTAGAGGTACTTCGTATTTCTCGCAGGAAGAATTTGAGGGAATTGGTGTCTCCTACTATTCCTAGTCCTGGACCATTTCCTAATGTAACCAAGATTCAGATATCTTATTGCCCAAACTTACGGGCCTTGCCCCCTCATCTCAAAGCACTCAAACATGTAACTGTTCGTGGTGAATGTTCGAATGAGTTGTTATATAGCATCTCAAAGATTAGTGGTCTCACTAGTCTTTCTCTTATTAATATGAACAAAAGAAGTGTTTTATTTCCAGCTGCATTAATGTTTGACAATAATGAAGCACAAGGAAGACAATCGACTTTCCAATCTCTTCAATCTCTTGATATTACGCGACGCAACAAGTTAAGGCGTTTGTTTGATGAAGGAATGATAATGCAAGAGACATTAAAGATTAGTGGCTGCGAGAACCaacaaaatcatcatcatcatcatcttcaaggACAAACAACAGAAAGAACAAGAGGTGTTAGTGTTACCAACCTCATCAACTCTCTCACGGATTTGATTATCCAGTATTGTCCCGAGTTGATGATATCACTTGAGGAATTTGTAAACTTCAATATTAGTAATACACTACAGCGTTTGTATATTGAAAATTGTCCTAAGTTGGTGTGCGAAGAAGAAGCAGACGATTTTATTGCACTCCTACGTTACCTTCAAGTAAGACTTGGTCCTAACAACTTCTATGTAGATATTCAGCTGGAAAGGAAGAGCAGAGCATAGCGCCGTATACACAAATCTGGTACGTAGTGAAAGAATTATATTCTTCCATTGCAGAGCTCTGttcttatgatttttttaaccaaatgtTTCTTACTAAATGATAATACTAACTTTCTatcgaatatatatatttatatgtgttGTTTCTTTCAACATATCTGGTTTTCATTATATACCCTTCAAACTTTTGGgtaattatataacatatatgtTTTAATCTTTTGCATCAGGAGGAAAATTCAGGGATCTTCTGCTTCTAGAAAATGAGCAAGTTTACAGTTTTGATCCGAAAATGTAATGGGAGATCCTCTTCTAGTTGTAGTTAGATTTATCTTTTGATCCAAAATGTTTACAGTTTGGTGAGTAAGAATAACTTTTTTGTGAAGGATGTCAATGGACTATTTATACTGTTAGATCATAAATGATTCAGGATGCTTAAAATTGGACTGTCGTCATCTTTAGACGACTTTAGACATTCAGAtacaatataattttgaatgttGGTGCGACAAAAAGGTGTTTTCAAATTATGCATCATCAGATTAAAGCTTCATAATCAAATTTCAGAGACTTTCTCATTATGAAAACTTATGAGCAAATAGTATTTGCTAATATATCTACCTTGTAGGAATATTATAGCACCAATTTGAACCCCTTTAATAGAAAATCTTTCCTGCAAAACCAAAATTTTGAGATTAAAATCACATATATACTCACAGATTCTTCTAATTAGCTTAGCATTGATTACAGCTGTTGCAACATCGACAGAGACAAAACTTTCCAAGAAAATGTGTAATTCAAGAATATCTTGCATACCATAAACCCTAATTTCCTCAACTGAgtcttgttttaaattattcacaATCATCCATCTCCAACCGACTttcttaccatttttttaataaacaatagGTAATCAATCTCCGACCAATATTCGTCCTTCCCACAGTATAATTCCTTCGGTAACTATACATCCACAATCCAAAATTGTTGTTGAGTAGTAATGGAAGTTAACTACAGGCATCCTCCTAAATTATCCATAAATAAAAAGACAATAGGATTATCATGTTTT includes:
- the LOC124943015 gene encoding disease resistance protein RGA2-like; protein product: MVDAALINSLLLNLAPLIKDEFSLFWNFKKEVQKLSSTLSSINVVLEDAERKTCTFKDLRLKVKRLNASSSSTGRIQVTNYITHPFKNTWTRLKIGHKIKDVQEKLDQISSEREMLHLRESIHDSKIDKCTSSWRETMSLPSCSQVYGRDKEHKEIVDILVNNTSSVSVAKELSVLPIVGIGGIGKTTLAQMVFNDYKVSKHFDPKIWVCVSDEFDIKLVIKAILEEKAEACLEELQKKVREKLRRKRYLIVLDDVWNDKVEAWNQLRSILDCGSKGAFILTTTRKRNAAKIMETIQHLELSSLSEDECVPLVVKTLGSQLLFNDDEKEWCRIKDSEIWEISQNEESNVLSILKLSYYDLPYHLKRCFVFCAIFPKDTEIKKEILIQLWMAHDLIPTVKNQEIEEMHDLAQSVMKDECYTINAKRSNDGLGREIRHVTVMVDQLDKTSVYSLKKIGGLQSIMLYGKDDDVNVKTEILCVLKEFPFIRVFEVNCNKYQDLRYVQYQYLR